The proteins below come from a single Haemorhous mexicanus isolate bHaeMex1 chromosome 18, bHaeMex1.pri, whole genome shotgun sequence genomic window:
- the LOC132336001 gene encoding uncharacterized protein DDB_G0290685-like, with protein sequence MAPSILLLGLLTLWAQLQAAPIAEFHGVAPAGWPPPRQLGSTLSLEPGREPSTVPDNDKHTSNSNEMGDSSSHETGESNSSETGDDGNKNQLCDCNDHDHGDNNSDNADDDGDDGVNSDNSKGNEDGDDGDKNDLFDGKDNDNGNGDNDSGDGDDGVNGDNSNSNEDGDDDVKNDLSDGKDNDSDDGDDDSDDDSVDGDDLINDENSNSNEDGDDGISDENSNSNEDGDDDINSDSSNSSEDGDSNDIEYDHSNNNENYADYGGWRF encoded by the exons ATGGCACCAAGCATcctcctgctggggctcctcaccctgtgggcacagctgcaggcagcacccaTTGCAG AGTTCCATGGAGTAGCTCCAGCTGGGTGGCCACCACCAAGGCAGCTAGGAAGCACCCTGAGCCTTGAGCCTGGGAGAGAGCCCAGCACGGTGCCTGACAATGACAAACACACATCCAATAGCAATGAAATGGGTGACTCCAGTAGCCATGAAACTGGTGAGTCCAATAGCAGTGAAACTGGTGATGATGGCAATAAAAATCAGCTTTGTGATTGCAATGATCATGATCATGGTGACAACAACAGTGATAATGcagatgatgatggtgatgatggtgTCAACAGTGACAATTCCAAAGGCAATGAAGATGGTGATGATGGTGATAAAAATGACCTTTTTGATGGCAAGGACAATGACAATGGTAatggtgacaatgacagtggTGATGGTGATGATGGTGTCAATGGTGACAATTCCAATAGCAATGaagatggtgatgatgatgttAAAAATGACCTTTCTGATGGCAAGGACAATGACagtgatgatggtgatgatgacaGTGATGATGACAGTGTTGATGGTGATGATCTCATCAATGATGAAAATTCCAATAGCAATGAAGATGGTGATGATGGCATCAGTGATGAAAATTCCAATAGCAATGAAGATGGTGATGATGACATCAACAGTGACAGTTCCAATAGCAGTGAAGATGGTGACTCCAATGACATTGAATATGATCACTCCAATAACAATGAAAATTATGCTGATTATGGGGGGTGGAGATTTTAG
- the SPINT4 gene encoding kunitz-type protease inhibitor 4, translated as MELPPGCLLLLAALLPLARRSSMAPHTTGREELGMAKPGYCYHIAEVEDLLDKDCGSCHMGASCSRCTSDADCHGVTKCCPSKCGYTCQEPVLDFCYLPSACGNCKALFRRFFFNASSQQCEEFIYGGCGGNRNNFETKGECFQACSHVSN; from the exons ATGGAGCTGCCACCTGGCTGTCTTCTCCTccttgctgccctgctccccctaGCCAGGCGGTCCAGCATGGCCCCACACACAACGGGAcgagaggagctggggatgg CAAAGCCTGGGTACTGCTACCATATCGCAGAGGTGGAGGACCTGCTGGACAAGGACTGTGGCTCCTGCCACATGGGTGCCTCCTGTTCACGCTGCACCAGCGATGCTGACTGCCACGGAGTCACCAAGTGCTGTCCCAGCAAGTGTGGCTACACATGCcaggagccagtgctgg ACTTCTGCTACCTGCCCTCAGCCTGTGGGAACTGCAAGGCTCTCTTCCGCCGCTTCTTCTTCAATGCCTCCAGCCAGCAGTGTGAGGAGTTCATCTATGGCGGCTGCGGCGGCAACAGGAACAACTTTGAGACCAAGGGCGAGTGCTTCCAGGCCTGTTCCCACGTCAGCAACTAG
- the LOC132335980 gene encoding keratin-associated protein 4-6-like has translation MRCLRLESPLCANDSSCPAGLKCCLWECRLRCIPPAEEKPGACPAAAPEGLIAPCSFPCLEDKDCLGAQKCCPLGCGSACLEPAQAQPKPSEGPTVQPGPFRERCRGDGDCPDAQKCCNSSCGHQCLPGVPAGRDGFCPVRAGLFPSYDCRAWCRHDGECPREEKCCLRGCDSVCLPPSREKPGICPLAEEAPLAPCGTTCTKDWQCPGAEKCCSSSRCGSVCSAPEPEKPGECPKVRPQHASEPCTEMDSCTHDRDCSRQEKCCFSGCAMRCTRPAQEHPGECPRAGPCWDLRRWRRSQCLDDSVCRREEKCCDTGCGRECVAVPRDSGDKADGRCVEECQADSQCPWGQRCTSIGCGHVCMDIPGGENQPGPLGDMCGCPGVPHGEVARARCAPAV, from the exons ATGCGCTGCTTGCGCCTGGAGTCCCCGCTCTGCGCCAATGACTCCAGCTGCCCCGCTGGGCTCAAGTGCTGCCTCTGGGAATGCCGGCTCCGCTGCATCCCCCCGGCAGAAG AGAAGCCCGGTgcctgcccggcagcagccccCGAGGGGCTCATTgccccctgctccttcccctgcctggaGGACAAGGACTGCCTGGGAGCGCAGAAGTGCTGCCCGCTGGGCTGCGGCTCTGCCTGTCTGGAGCCGGCGCAGG CCCAGCCCAAGCCCAGCGAGGGCCCCACGGTGCAGCCGGGACCGTTCCGGGAGCGGTGCCGAGGCGACGGCGACTGCCCCGACGCGCAGAAATGCTGCAACAGCAGCTGCGGCCACCAGTGCCTGCCGGGAGTGCCGGCCG ggagggacgGATTCTGCCCGGTCCGTGCCGGGCTGTTCCCCAGTTACGACtgcagagcctggtgccggCACGATGGCGAGTGTCCCCGCGAGGAGAAGTGCTGCCTCCGTGGCTGCGACTCCGTCTGCCTGCCCCCATCCCGAG AGAAACCAGGCATCTGCCCGCTGGCTGAGGAGGCTCCGCTGGCCCCGTGTGGCACCACCTGTACCAAGGACTGGCAGTGCCCGGGGGCtgagaaatgctgcagcagcagcagatgtggcTCCGTGTGCTCAGCCCCCGAACCAG AAAAACCCGGTGAGTGCCCAAAGGTGAGGCCACAACACGCCTCGGAGCCATGCACGGAGATGGACTCCTGCACCCACGACAGGGACTGCTCCCGACAGGAGAAGTGCTGCTTCTCCGGCTGCGCCATGCGCTGCACCCGCCCTGCCCAAG AGCACCCCGGGGAGTGCCCCCGGGCAGGGCCGTGCTGGGACCTGCGGCGCTGGCGCAGGAGCCAGTGCCTGGATGACAGTGTCTGCCGGCGAGAGGAGAAGTGCTGTGACACCGGCTGCGGCCGGGAGTGCGTGGCCGTGCCCAGAG ACAGCGGGGACAAAGCTGATGGCCGGTGTGTGGAGGAGTGCCAGGCTGACTCACAGTGTCCCTGGGGGCAACGGTGCACCAGCATCGGCTGTGGCCACGTCTGCATGGACATCCCTGGAGGTGAGAACCAGCCAGGCCCTCTGGGAGACAtgtgtggctgccctggagtGCCCCATGGTGAGGTGGCCCGGGCCAGATGTGCCCCAGCTGTGTGA
- the LOC132335981 gene encoding LOW QUALITY PROTEIN: platelet endothelial aggregation receptor 1-like (The sequence of the model RefSeq protein was modified relative to this genomic sequence to represent the inferred CDS: inserted 1 base in 1 codon) has product MGHEPSTGPGVSPKLNCSCPALPQSRNWAAMRRSSLAWPPLTPAGFKSQPIAQKHTDCSTMLSHRTLLLVLLALLTLAQQHSPRVQGTALTLTASPHQALQGRWTPTAPPAPPKVGECPAGASGAPWPPRLYCLSDHGCPGAEKCCQIGKDWTCLLPTTGTAACSKGCQRKGRAMDGMWAGACVCAPEGGVPAPRDMATWLHGASPSAESPGYCPRAGSAIGPNCGTRCHNDTTCHSGEKCCTRGCCTRCVLAEPAKPGFCPWKRAQRRAAACPNRCTDDRDCPGEHKCCFSGCGLACTPPDTGSHRAAAKPGMCPMVLRGSLGPCLELCDTDGDCTGDDKCCTTGCGHICKPPTKGKPPAPCGDKTPLPPPCLSLPGLCPPAAEGDQAAKCLLLCLQDRDCSPVSXCCLQRCSRVCVHPLWVMVPSSLLPPGSSLEGIEGGQGGSTTGPPIPQRRSTEASLLTTSLASSRYSVAMARKSCTRSCHLRVILHPTAIAPKS; this is encoded by the exons ATGGGCCACGAGCCCAGCACTGGCCCAGGAGTCTCCCCCAAGCTGAATTGTTCATGCCCTGCACTCCCACAGTCCCGGAACTGGGCTGCCATGAGAAGGAGCAGCTTGGCTTGGCCACCCCTCACTCCAGCAGGGTTTAAATCCCAGCCCATTGCCCAGAAGCACACTGACTGCAGCACAATGCTGAGCCACCGCACCCTTCTTCTggtgctcctggcactgctcacgctggcccagcagcacagccccagggtccAGGGCACTGCCCTCACCCTCACTGCATCCCCacaccaggccctgcagggacGCTGGACCCCCACTGCCCCACCTGCCCCCCCCAAAGTGGGTGAGTGCCCAGCAGGGGCCAGCGGAGCCCCCTGGCCCCCCAGGCTGTACTGCCTCTCTGACCATGGCTGCCCTGGTGCTGAGAAGTGCTGCCAGATCGGGAAGGACTGGACCTGCCTCCTGCCCACCACAGGTACCGCTGCTTGCTCCAAGGGATGCCAGCGCAAGGGTCGGGCAATGGATGGGATGTGGGCtggtgcctgtgtttgtgcccctGAAgggggtgtccctgctccccgAGACATGGCTACATGGCTGCATGGAGCATCTCCCTCTGCAGAGAGCCCGGGATACTGCCCCcgtgctggcagtgccatcGGGCCAAACTGTGGGACAAGATGTCACAACGACACCACATGCCACTCGGGGGAGAAGTGCTGCACCCGTGGCTGCTGCACCCGCTGTGTACTTGCTGAGCCAG CCAAACCTGGGTTCTGCCCATGGAAGCGTGCCcagaggagagctgctgcctgccccaaCCGCTGCACTGATGACCGGGACTGCCCTGGGGAACACAAGTGCTGCTTCTCTGGCTGTGGGCTGGCCTGCACCCCTCCAGACACAG GGAGCCACCGTGCTGCAGCAAAGCCTGGCATGTGCCCCATGGTGCTGCGGGGCTCCTTGGggccctgcctggagctgtgtgacaCTGACGGTGACTGCACTGGGGACGACAAGTGCTGCACCACCGGCTGTGGCCACATCTGCAAACCACCCACCAAGGGTAAGCCACCAGCACCCTGTGGGGACAAGacccctctgccccctccttGCCTGTCACTG CCAGGtctctgtccccctgcagcagAGGGTGATCAGGCAGCCAAGTgcctcctcctgtgcctgcaggacagggactgTTCCCCTGtct cctgctgcctgcagcgcTGCAGCCGGGTCTGCGTCCACCCACTGTGGGTTATGGTCCCCTCcagcctgctgcctcctgggtCCAGCCTGGAGGGGATAGAGGGAGGCCAGGGTGGGAGCACCACAGGGCCTCCCATCCCTCAGAGAAGGAGCACTGAGGCATCCTTACTGACCACCTCACTTGCCTCTTCCAGGTACAGTGTAGCCATGGCCAGGAAGagctgcaccaggagctgccattTGAGGGTCATCCTCCACCCCACTGCCATTGCACCCaagagctga